The following DNA comes from Cheilinus undulatus linkage group 4, ASM1832078v1, whole genome shotgun sequence.
ATcaaagttctcacattttagtctttacttttagtccaagcatttattctcttgacTAATCTGGGACCAAATCATGGCAGTAAGttctctgctaaacctggggtccctgctttctacagctgagaggcagaatagatactgatgctttgtttttgacagatttacccacagtggagaaatatcacagatttagaatgtctgacaaaaactacattacattttagtctagtttcagtcatcacagatctatttttgttagtctagttttagtcatcacagatctatttttgttagtctagtttcagtcatcacagatctatttttgttagtctagtttttgtcatcacagatctatttttgttagtctagtttcagtcatcacagatctatttttgttagtctagtttcagtcatcacagatctatttttgttagtctagtttcagtcatcacagatctatttttgttagtctagtttcagtcatcacagatctatttttgttagtctagtttttgtcatggaaaaaaaggctgtcgaggaacatttttagtcagagttttagtcgatgaaatgaACACTGGCTAAATCCAGTGTCATattttaagataagatattcctttactAGTTAAAGGAATAAAGGAATTAGTTATTAATtacccacaaggggaaattccaaatttaGGCTACAGCAGCAAGAGTGGAGTAAACAAAGCATGCAACAGAGTAAAGAGCATTCATTTAGTacaatgaataaatacagaataggaaaaatagaaatgtaacttacaaatttaaaacaatataaataatATTTGCAGCTGTTATGTACATGTTGAATATATTACAGATTGGATAGGGCAGACATTTATATGTACACCTATATACATACACAACTCTAAATATCTgtataccagtgttactcaacatgtggctcttttgtgataatttgtggctcttttatgtctcaacttgaaattttattcccccagaaaaccttaaaagttgaactctgacctcagaaattctcattaaaataatttatacttatatgtataatctgtacacatgtttgtatatatatttgtgtatataGGTGTACATATGAATATCTCCACCACACTCTATCTGTAATATATCCAACCTGTACAGAACTGtttgtaaatactatttataatttgtaaGCTGACTTTTTTAACATTCCATATTTTTGTACTTCTGTATTTATTAGTGCTCTTTTAACAGTACCTTTCCTTGTCCTCTATTTCTATTGTGCTTCTGTCACCAATGGCCTGCTTTGTGTATAATTACTACTTTTTGCTGCAGTAAATTgaaatttccccttgtgggactaataaaggaatatcttatcttattgatcagtttgtttcccacacttgtacagtggctttaattgtcattcttattttttgtctgtatatttccattgcccttattggcaatttttttcaattttgtgaCACTTTCAATCaatttactgctttaagcccactttttccacttctgttttgcagcttttatcccgtttttccctttttcaccaggttttaccccttttatccttcttattgatatttttcccctttcttgccatttttttgcccgttgattcccacctttttgctgttatttgttcgttttagtcacttttcactcattttttgccacgtttttgacacttttatgcccctttttggccatttttgtcaccctttacttattttttgtcacttctcacccatttttgacacttttctctcagtttttgccactttcctcccatattttgccatttcatgcatacgttttacccatttttgacacttctctCCCAGTTttcgaccatttttgccacctttaatgaATTCTTAgtgctactttaacccatttgccacttttcacctcttaggttgtggctcttgcacagatatttttcaacagtttggctctctggttgagtaacactggtatatACCCTGCATCAGAGCGGTCAGCATGAGCAGTAGCACAGGTCACTGAAGATCATGTGACTAATAGGTGTGTTCCTTTCTCCCAGACTCACCTGTACCtaaagtcaaaagtcagctCCGCCCCCTGCAGCCATGGCTCTGATCTCTCTAGAGGACCTGGACCAGTTAGACGATGAGCAGCTGGACGATGACATCACAGACAATCCTGAACCAATGGAGGCGGACGACGACCTGCTGAGGCACTGGCAGGCTGTCGCCAGCACGCACCAGGTGTCTGTACCTGCAGGTGAGAGGGCGTGGCTATGGTAGAGAAGGACAATTACACGTCCCGTGAGGGGGGTGGGGTAGTGTATCCACAGCCTGTGCCCCCCAGGTTCCTGTCTTCATTTGTGCCACAGACCAAACGATCCCTCAGCATCATTGTAAACCGATCACTAAAGTTACAGTCCTGCGCCAGCTTTCTCAGTTCTGCCACATAATCACACACACTTTACATATTCTCTGGTGCCCTCTAGTGGCACTAAGATGCATTAACAGCCCACAGTCACTTCATAGCACAGGGGAAGTTCCTGATTCATGACATTTTTGGACTttattatagtagtaagatacTGACCAATGCTGTCTCTGTGTCAGATATGACGGGGCCCATCCATGAGATGACCAGGAACAGCCAGCAGAGGGAGCCGGTTCCCTTTGCTCCAGTGTCCATACACGAGAAGGTAAAAACCAGAACCTCATCTACCCAGTAGAGAGCGGTCAGACCTGGTCTTAACCCTCTCTACCCTACTCCCCTTTCTCTCTACCCTGCCCTGTCAGATGGGGGAGGTCCAATACGAGGAGAGGGTCTATCCTGCAGGTAACTGGGCGTGCGTGACAAGGGGGGAGAAGCTTTATGAGCAGAGCATCTCTATGGCCTTCATGAAGCTGATGCGTTTCATCTGTAAGGACAACTCTGCAGGTAAGACCGCACCTTTAGGCCACACCGTCACATCTGACCACACCTTACGcctgtgatgtcatcagtgtTGACTCATACAGGTGTGTTAATCAGGCAGGTACCTGGGGATGTCGGTTCCTGTGGTCAGTAACATCCACATGATGGAAGACGGTAAAACGTTCCAGAAAGACGTCCTAACAGCGTTCTTCCTCCCCACCGAGTTCCAGACAAACCCCCCACAACCCTCTGACCCCGACATCACCATAATCCGCCGGGAGCCAATCAGAGTCATCACCAGGTGAGCGTGAGATCAGCAGTGACCTGGGGTTTCTGCGGAGTCAGTATGGTAGCAAAACTCAAGCTCATGACTACGTGATTTTGTGTGCAGATTTTCTGAAAAAGCTGAGCGCAAAATCAACAAGAAATGATCGCAGAATGTTAAGATGAGCTTTAAGTTTTGTGACCATACTGACTCCATAGAATAATTCATATTTGTTAAAGCAGAGGGAATATCAAGATGACATCAGATTTTTGTAACCATACTGACTCcaaggaaatgtgtgtttgttaaAGCAGAAGGAACGTTAAGATGAACTCAGAGTTTTGTATCCAGACTGACTCCATAGAATGTTCCATGTTTGTTACAGCAGAGAGATTGTTAAGATGAAACCTGATTTTTGTAACCATACTGACTTCATATGAATGTTCCATGTCTGATAATGTAGAGGGGATGTTAAGATGAGTTCTAAATTTTGTAACCATACTGACTCCATAAAATAATTGATGTTTTGAAAGCAGATGGAAGAGTTAAATGAATGCTGAGTTGTGTATCCATCCTGACTCCATAGCATATTTCATGTTAAAACTGAGTTAATATCAAGATGAGCACTAAGTTTTGTGTCCATACTGACTCCATATAATGTTATATGTTAAAACTCAGTGAATATCAAGATGAGCACTAAGTTTTGTGTCTATACTGACTCCATATAATGTTATATGTTAAAACTCAGTGAATATCAAGATGAGCACTAAGTTTTGTGTCCATACTGACTCCATATAATGTTATATGTTAAAACTCAGTGAATATCAAGATGAGCACTAAGTTTTGTATCCTTACTGACTCCATATAGTGTTATATGTTAAAACTCAGTGAATATCAAGATGAGTACGAAGTTTTGTAACCATACTGACTCCACAGTTGTTCTATGTTTTCAAAAGCAGAGGGAATTTTAAGATGAGCTCTAAATTTTGTGACCATACTGGCTCCATAGGATATTCCATGGTTTTAAAAGCAGAGGTAACAGTTAAATGAATATGGAGCTTTGTAACCATACTGACTTCATAAAATGTTATATGTTAAAACTGACTTAATATCAAGAAGAGCAATAAGTTTTGTAACCATACTGACTCCAtagttttacatgttttataaaGCAGAGGGAAGTTAAATGAACACTGAGTTTCATATCCATTCTGACTCCATAGGATGTTCTATGTTTGTTAAAGTATAGTGAATATTCAGGCAGAGTTTAATACACCCCCTGTCCAGGAATCAGCCTGTGACGATCCATTGATCAATtaattgattggttgattaattCTTAACCTTGAGCAGTCTACTGATGttctgctctctgattggctcacaGGCCGTTCTTTGGGACAACCACTGAGGAGACAGTGACCCGTCAGATCGAGCAGCTGTGGGAGATTGTGGGCGCGTCCGACGACCTGCACAGGGACAGCTACATGGTTGCTGTGTACGAGAACCCTGGTGTCCCTCGCCGCCGTAACGAGATCTGGTTCATCAGACGCCACCTGTAGACGCCTTCCCATCatgctctgctctgtctgctcctcctctgattggctgcttgcTGCTTGTTCATACACCATTTAACTCGACCATTCACAGCAGGTTTGGACTCCAAGCCCCGCCTACTTTAGTTTGTTAAAGCTCTGTCCAATCAGACGTAATTTTTAGGGTGAGACGGTATGTTCATGTGTGATGTCATGCTActgtgctctcattggtcaAACACCCTGCTGACTTCTGAAATCAGTGAGGTCATATGACCTTTTAGCCATACTGGCAGTTCTGCCCGGTCAGCAGGTAGACGGTTAAATGGTGAGTTTACTGGGAGAGCAATGAAGGTTAGATGGTTAGATGGATAACAGCCATGACCATCCAGACTGCGTACGGATGAACGCCACCTTCAGACAGGTTGTAAGGTCAAGCTTTGACCTCTTACCTCTGTAAGATGGTGGCAATTCATTTGTCTCTCCCAGTGAACACGACTCAGTCTGATTCCTTTTTTAACTGATGATAGACATTCACTGACCACTTAATCAGGTACACCTGTCAGCAGCTCACTATGGTAAATATTTAATCAACCAATCACGTGGCAGCAGCAAACGTGTGTAGACGACGTGCTAAGGGTCAGCGGAGTTGTAGAGCGTGCCATGGTCGGTGGAGACGGTTGGCAGTGATTTCTCCGCCCACGAAGCGTGGGAGCATTTTCCCCACAACGCCATCCGGTGTCAGAGTGGCAGCTACGTTTATTGTAACAGACTTAAACCCATCAAACTTTATTGATAAtgaacagagacacagaggtCAGTTTATTAAGTATACCTGTCATTTCCCTACTCACCTGTAGTTTTTACCGAGTCTCAAACCTAAAAACCAGAACCAAAATTTAATTATCATGGATTTGTCTGTTGTCGTGAACTGGTATAACGGTTTAACTGGTggtggattaactggtgacactgtCAAAAATTCAGACAACAGCGCTTACTTCCCAGTTAAGGGCATTCATTGACATACTgatgtttttgaaatgaaaatacagCTTATAATACCCTTGACTCTTTTGTTACGGTTGTGGGAGAGTCACAGCAGTCATTGCTGCTGTTGCCATGACGATTAAAGatgctgttttcagttttcaaaagtagggatgcatgctATTATCAGTATGATATCTGCTGACAGGGCAGATATAAACGTTTCTGCCCATGTTTATAACTcattatctttaaaaatctgactatatcatctgtaaatatctgctgtATGAACTGATAAGTTGGAGGAGGTTTAGTCCAGACCAGCTGACCTACTTCAGCTGAACTCTTCATCTGTATtcatcattccttaaacttcagagtttgtttttaagtctgaactacatttaaatttCTATATCAGcttaaattaatttgtaaatatatgaaaaatCCAACTTTAGGCTTTCCACTAGACTTCTTTTGTCTCTGTCGAAAATGACAGTCTTCAAGAATTTCAGCCATTCAGAAGAACTTTTGCTTTAGATAGCCAAATATGACcaataacagcagcaaaatacaTAAAGCGGGACTgaggaaacatttttctgtctgaATCTGACTCAAGACCAAGACAGCAGATACCAAGCTGATAGTAAACCCAAGTAATTGTcaccctgttattacagcctggTGGACAAATATATACTTACCTTAGAAACGACTGGGCAAAGACTTTCTACTGTCTTTATACAGGTGGTTTAaacaaacagaattaaaaatgtgaGCTTTTCCTGATAAATTTGCAGTCAGTTGCACAATATACACCTACGTTGTAACACATAAACACCAGCAGCACTTAACTTCACATTAGCACCCTTAGCGTtaagttagcctgttagctgcTACCATGACTTAGCAGTTTagaacagccaaataccatcctccactgaaaacaccaacaaatcatcCTAACAGACTAACCAGAGCTCTGTTAACTAGACAACACCTTGCTCTTCCTCgtactgatgatctcaactgtaacctccgcTAAAACAGTAAACCCAACTGTTGTGGTTTATTTGGTGTAGTACTAGATTGAATTGGTCACAGGTAGATGTACCTTCTTACTGGAGTCCACTACTGACCTGTCAGAGTCTCAGCAGCTGCATCAGTGTTTTAGCCACTCTGCTATCTTCAGTTCTCTTTGTTTCAGCTTCTTCATGACCTACAGTGACGACTAGTTGAGAATCCCCTCATAACGTGTGTCCTGAGTGTCCTGGCCAAAAATTCACTGCGTAGTTTACAGTATCTCTAGTCCCCCGGTAATGGGCTTTGTTTGGCATGTCCACGCTGATATCTTGAATATTCACTGCCTTAATTAGCCACATGCTTGCTGCCTGAGTAGATACACTATCCCAACACAGACAGTGTGTTAGAAAAATTACTTTGAGCTTTTATTAAGATTTGTGCGTGATATTTTCTAGGTAACACAATATATAATTTCTAAGTATTACCTATTACCTATCTGGTAATTGGGGTATCTGGTAATTAACCATTGGTCAGCACGGCTTCAGAGCGAGTCATGTGACCCGAAACTCTGACCTGTCTGAGAATCCCAGCGTACCCTGACTTTAGTGAGGATGATCTATGATGGAGAACACTGCCTCCTCATCATTTACACACCATCACCATGACAACCACACTGAGGATGTTACACCTACTTGTAGCTAGGTGTGAGATTTAAGGCGGAAATATCTCAGCTGCTGGACCACcttaaatataaacaaaagCGTAAAAGTTCAGACAACCACAGAGCTCTGGTGGTTCTTTAAGGATGGAATCACTTCATCAATCCATCAATAAACTTATGTACGTTCTGATTGGTCAGTGGGCAGAGCTTCATTCAGGTTATGTCCCCAGTCCTGTGATTGTGTAACCCTTTAGCCTTGCCTTGTTTccacatctgctgtaaatatgtttGCTTAGATAGCTTGGCACAAAGCCGTAAAGAGAGTTGTGTCAGTGGAAGGTTTAAAGTGTACGGTCCCATGATTAATGGAGCTCAGAGTAGTTCTAACTTGAATCCATTCATTGGGATGTGAGCCAAAAAGACAGATGGGTATAAGATCGATGTCTTTGATATTACGTAACGTGATTTATTGTTGAAATGACCTGAAACTATGGGGTTAAATTGAGTGAGGTCGGGAAGGCGATCACCAGTCATGGATGTGCTGCTTTAGCTTCACTCTATTCTATCCTGATATCAGGCTTTGGTTTATCGTCTCTAACGTAACCCTGTGTTTGTCACAGGGTTATCAATTCTTGCTAATTTAGAACATGAAGTAGCTGCACAAATTCAAACAACTGAAAAACTAATGCATAATAATGTTGTATGCTACCACCCTGTTGAGCCaggtttaaaattttaactgtAAGAACTTAATACTGAAACCTAGACCTCGCCCCTAAACTTAAAGGtctgtagcgccacattatgtaaaaacactgcattatgtaataatgtaataaattttcaattcattatgtaatagcactgcattttgtaagccactaagcagttagggttagggtaaggtagtagggtataccctggagcccaccttaagtcctagggttaaggttaggtgtttagtctagagccctgaaggggggttaggtttaggcgtAAGTCACTAagtggttagagttagggcaagatagttgggtagggcataccttggagccaacactaagtcctatggttagggttattacataatgtggtgccaaaacatgcctgtgaagtttgtttctggaaaaaaaaacactccagaaacagtacccctctgtttcagccctgctcagaacgaactgtttctgtctgtggctttaaatgttaccgagctgtctgactccgcccctgaccacgcccctaaACAGATGTGGCTTTCCTGATCcttctctcagctggcagcagggaggagaatcaggagaggagggcggaactttcctccaagtggggagggccaacttaacctgggggcggggctaactccacacatgacatcatgaggggaaaatctgagaacggcttgtttcagcacacattttctgaaaggtgtagAAAGAGGGGTGGGGTTCTAATTCTTTGGGGGATAgtggacaggccagggtcaCGTGAAAAAGTGTAGTTtgtataatatgtcccctttaatcaccactgcactgcaaaataatggcTGATACATAAAAATCCTAAATT
Coding sequences within:
- the soul4 gene encoding heme-binding protein soul4 — its product is MALISLEDLDQLDDEQLDDDITDNPEPMEADDDLLRHWQAVASTHQVSVPADMTGPIHEMTRNSQQREPVPFAPVSIHEKMGEVQYEERVYPAGNWACVTRGEKLYEQSISMAFMKLMRFICKDNSAGRYLGMSVPVVSNIHMMEDGKTFQKDVLTAFFLPTEFQTNPPQPSDPDITIIRREPIRVITRPFFGTTTEETVTRQIEQLWEIVGASDDLHRDSYMVAVYENPGVPRRRNEIWFIRRHL